A window of Motilibacter rhizosphaerae genomic DNA:
ACGACGACGACCAGCGCGAGCGCGATGAGGAAGATGTACGGGATGTTGCTGACCTGGCCGCGGCCGAGCTTGGTGAGCCCCGGCACGAACAGCTCGATCAGCGCGCCCGAGGTGATGACGAGCGCGATGCCGCGGCCGCCGACGAGCAGGCTGAGCGTCGCGACGATCGGCTGCACTCCGCCGACGCCGACGACGATGCCGTTGAAGATGCCCACGAGCAGCCCCGCGACGAGCGCGGTGATGATCGCGAGGGCGAGCGGCAGGCCGAGCCCCTTGGGGTCCGGGGCGACGAACTTGCCCATGACCGCAGCGGCGATCGCCATCGTCGCGCCGACCGAGAGGTCGATGCCGCCGGTGCCGATGACCATGAGCATGCCCAGCGACACGATGAGGACCGCGGGGGTCTGCAGCATCAGCGTGGTCACGGTCTCGAACCGGTTGAAGAACGGCGTGAAGAAGACGTTGTAGAGGATGAGCAGCACGAGGGCGATGTAGACGCCGCGCTCGCGCACGAAGTCGCCGTCGACGGCCTTGCGGTCGAGCCGCGGGATCCGCTGGAGGACAGCAGTGCTCACGGCGCCGCCACCTCCGCCTGCTCGGCGGCAGCGCCGGCGATGAGGTTCATGATGGCGTCCTCCGAGATCTCGTCACCGAACAGCGTGCCGAGCGCAGCACCGTCCCGCAGCACGAGCACGGTGTCGGAGCCCTCGACCACCTCCTCCAGCTCGGAGGAGATGAGGATCACGCCCAGCCCCTTGTCGGCCAGGTCCGCGATCAGGGCCTGCACCTCAGCCTTGGCGCCGACGTCGATGCCACGGGTGGGCTCGTCGAGGATCAGCACCTTGGGGTTGAGGCAGAGCAGGCGGGCCAGCAGGACCTTCTGCTGGTTGCCGCCGGAGAGCTCGCGCACCTTCTGGTGCGGGCCGGCAGCGCGGATCCGCAGCCGCTTCATGAAGACGTCGACGATCTCGTCCTGCTTCTTGCGGTTGAGGAAGCCGCCCCGCGACAGCTGCGGCAGCGCGGCGAGCGCGATGTTGTCGCGGATCGACATGCTCGGGATGATGCCCTCGACCTTGCGGTCCTCCGGCAGCATCGCGACGCCGGACCGGATGCTCGAGGCGGGGTTGCGCCGCGCGTCGGGCTTGCCCTCGACGTGCACGGTGCCCG
This region includes:
- a CDS encoding ABC transporter permease — protein: MSTAVLQRIPRLDRKAVDGDFVRERGVYIALVLLILYNVFFTPFFNRFETVTTLMLQTPAVLIVSLGMLMVIGTGGIDLSVGATMAIAAAVMGKFVAPDPKGLGLPLALAIITALVAGLLVGIFNGIVVGVGGVQPIVATLSLLVGGRGIALVITSGALIELFVPGLTKLGRGQVSNIPYIFLIALALVVVVAVLVRQTTFGFRLLAIGGNVRAATLAGLPVRRTIITVYALSGLLAAIAGIIATARTRAADPSYLGLGLELSAITAVVVGGTALNGGRVRILGTVAGVILMQLLTTTLTAHNVPDSATQVAEALIIVGAVYIQRTSRSGE